DNA from Sorangium aterium:
CGAGCCGGTACAGGACCAGCTTCTCCAGGAGCAGCAGCGTGACGCCGCCGAAGACCAGGCCCACCACCACCGTCACGAGCATGAGATAACGCAATGTGTCATGGCCCATCCTGAGGATGGCCCGGTCGTTGTCCACGCGCACGAGCAGCGCCGGGCGGCCGTCGATGTCGTTGAGGACGGTGTATCCGGCGATCCTGTCGGCGCCGAGCGGGTGGACGAGGATCGGGTCGCGGTCGGACAGGGCGGCGCGCGCCTCGCGGAAGTCGTCGGGCAGCTGGGGATCGTCGAGGCGGTGCACGGCGAGCGAGAGGCCGGCGGGCTCGGTGAGGCGCTTGATCTCGGCGTCGGTCAAGAAGCGCCCGAACGTGACGGTGCCGGCGACCGGTCCGCGGCCGGAGCTGCCGACGCTCGGCTGGGAGCAGAGGAGCATCGGCCCGTCCGGGAGGAGGACGATGCCCCCTCGGACGGCGCTGCTGGGCGTGTCCCGCCCGAAGAGGAGATCGCCGACGCGGAGCCGCTCGGCGATGCCGCGCGGCACGGGGGCCCAGCCCTTCGTGGCGTGGTCGTAGCCGGTGCTGTACACGGGGGTCCCGTCTGCGCCGGCGAAGACAGCGAGATCGATCCGGGCGATATCGAAGAGCTGGGCGACGAGGTTCGAGCGGACGAACTCTTCATTGCCGTCCTGCACGAACGCGTAGGCGTCGTCCCACTGGCTCCAGTCGGTCCAGCGCGCGTTGAAGTCGCTGCTGGCCTGGCGGAAGAGGTTGAGCGCCACGTGCACGGTGCGGCGGGTGTCCTGCGCCTCGGCGGCCATCGAGTTGGCGAGGAGCGCCCTCGAGGACACGCCGTACAGGGCAAAGCTGAGCCCGAGCAGCGTGGCGGCGATCGCCAGCAGCGTCTTCGCGCGCAGCGAGAGCAAGGCGTCGAGGGCGGGCTTCAGCGGCGCCGAGACTATCGAAATGCGGGACGGCGCGGAAGCGCGCCGACACCAGCCGGGACGGTGCGGGCTCCGGGCGGGTGGGGAGGGGGGCGCGGTGTCCCTGGCCCGGGCTGCGCTGGAGAACCCGGGGACGGGCCTGGAGGAGAGGTCTCCTTCTCATCCAGCGGCGGCACGTCAGGCATCGAGTTCCCGATGTGTAACGAGGACGTTATCGTCAGTGGCTTCGGGCCGACTCCACATCGATTTTCGCGGAAATTCAGGCCCCTGGTGATGAAAACAACTCGAACGGTCGTCGCCGTTTCTGGCGGTGATGACCGACGCCACGGTATCTCACTTTGCCTCGTGGCTTCCTTGGACCGCTGTCGCGAGAGCAGATAGAATGCGTGCAATGCACACGCCCGGCCGGCTGCTTGTCATTCCTGCGGTCCTTCTCACCCTCGCCGCGTGCGCCAACGGCACCGACGAACTGATGCCCGGGTACTACGAGGAGCAGGCCGGTGGAGGCGGACTCGGCGGTGATGGAGGCGCCGGAGGGGGAGACCTGTC
Protein-coding regions in this window:
- a CDS encoding adenylate/guanylate cyclase domain-containing protein, which translates into the protein MLSLRAKTLLAIAATLLGLSFALYGVSSRALLANSMAAEAQDTRRTVHVALNLFRQASSDFNARWTDWSQWDDAYAFVQDGNEEFVRSNLVAQLFDIARIDLAVFAGADGTPVYSTGYDHATKGWAPVPRGIAERLRVGDLLFGRDTPSSAVRGGIVLLPDGPMLLCSQPSVGSSGRGPVAGTVTFGRFLTDAEIKRLTEPAGLSLAVHRLDDPQLPDDFREARAALSDRDPILVHPLGADRIAGYTVLNDIDGRPALLVRVDNDRAILRMGHDTLRYLMLVTVVVGLVFGGVTLLLLEKLVLYRLARLSREVTEIGGVGDLSARVAMPGTDELSRLTGSINGMLSALEANARRQSQQKAALEQAKAAAERAHERSDRLLLNILPRTIADQLKEHEQLIAEHFEEVTVLFADIAGFTPLAARLPPAELVGLLNRMFSSFDQLAEQHGLEKIKTIGDAYMVVGGLPAQRPDHARAIARMALAMTHTVRQFVADDGEPFQLRIGINTGPVIAGVIGKKKFSYDLWGDAVNVASRMESSGEPGRIQVSEASYSLLARDFLLEERGLVAIKGKGAMKTYWLIGESTPQ